One segment of Panicum virgatum strain AP13 chromosome 1K, P.virgatum_v5, whole genome shotgun sequence DNA contains the following:
- the LOC120705024 gene encoding COX assembly mitochondrial protein 2 homolog — MHPPLTLHRHPMCAEIIEEFQKCHLDHPVKKFFGECTDLKIKLDRCFRQEKALKRKANFEESKKFKEQLQAYKREIAEENQE, encoded by the exons ATGCATCCCCCACTGACTTTACACAGGCATCCTATGTGCGCTGAG ATTATCGAAGAATTCCAGAAGTGCCATTTGGACCACCCTGTCAAGAAGTTCTTCGGAGAGTGCACAGACCTTAAAATCAAACTAGATCGCTGCTTCCGACAAGAG AAAGCTTTGAAGAGAAAGGCAAACTTTGAAGAAAGCAAGAAATTTAAAGAACAGCTGCAGGCCTACAAAAGAGAAATTGCAGAGGAAAACCAGGAATAA
- the LOC120705014 gene encoding probable serine/threonine-protein kinase At1g54610, translated as MGGLCSKEGVAEAPPGAPAPAPLQKAPSQSLKQLITLAAKDEDAAPAVMSRTASNAKATAIAPAPAEKTAPAVVVITSLSKSYSTAGAPTHHRRATADYADGGAPQVISSVPQGFSGEHVIAGWPSWLTSVAGEVVHGWLPRRADTFERLDKIGQGTYSNVYKARDLQSGKIVALKRVRFVNMDPESVRFMAREIHILRRLDHPNVIRLEGIVTSRLSHSLYLVFEYMEHDLAGLAALSGQRFTEPQVKCFMAQLLEGLRHCHARGVLHRDIKGSNLLIDAGGVLRIADFGLATTFDPARTQPMTSRVVTLWYRPPELLLGATEYGVAVDLWSAGCILAELLAGKPIMPGQTEIEQLHKIFKLCGSPSEDYWAKAKLPDVTLFKPQRPYRRKIAETFRDFPPTALDLLDTLLAIEPSARGTAASALDSDFFRTKPLACDPASLPKFPPCKEYDAKLRGQEASRQNAAAAIGGKGSVSVKPGRDDAKAAPAQDAIADYQRRHARANQKSMSHHYSSQEDSVPGFRIEPPPAVASGRGQPAAMQTAGFGSTWYRNDQRGVPRTSSSVVRASTLTSQSQRSYAPSRGTDLHPSSSASRNANPRYNRLDVAEPASAVGRPGSSHHKDLGVRDTSAGFGGKNRRIHYSGPLVPPGGNMEDMLKEHERQIQQAVRKARVEKEKTNWHHY; from the exons ATGGGCGGCCTGTGCTCCAAGGAGGGCGTCGCCGAGGCGCCGCCCGGCGCCCCCGCCCCGGcgccgctgcagaaggcgccgaGCCAGTCGCTGAAGCAGCTCATCACGCTCGCCGCCAAGGACGAGgacgccgcccccgccgtcATGTCCCGGACGGCGTCCAACGCCAAGGCCACCGCgatcgcgcccgcgcccgcggagAAGACCGCGCCCGCCGTCGTGGTCATCACGTCCCTCAGCAAGTCGTACAGCACCGCGGGGGCGCCCAcgcaccaccgccgcgccacggcggactacgccgacggcggcgcgccccaGGTGATCTCCAGCGTCCCGCAGGGGTTCTCCGGCGAGCACGTCATCGCCGGGTGGCCCTCCTGGCTCAcctccgtcgccggcgaggtcgtcCACGGCTggctgccccgccgcgccgacACGTTCGAGCGACTGGACAAG ATCGGGCAGGGCACTTACAGCAACGTGTACAAGGCGCGGGACCTGCAGAGCGGCAAGATCGTGGCGCTGAAGCGGGTGCGCTTCGTCAACATGGACCCGGAGAGCGTGCGGTTCATGGCGCGGGAGATCCACATCCTCCGGCGGCTGGACCACCCCAACGTGATCAGGCTGGAGGGCATCGTCACCTCCCGCCTCTCCCACAGCCTCTACCTCGTCTTCGAGTACATGGAGCACGacctcgccggcctcgccgcgctcTCCGGGCAGCGCTTCACGGAGCCGCAGGTCAAGTGCTTCATGGCCCAGCTCCTCGAGGGCCTGCGCCACTGCCACGCCCGCGGCGTCCTCCACCGGGACATCAAGGGCTCCAACCTGCTCatcgacgccggcggcgtgctccggATCGCCGACTTCGGGCTCGCCACCACCTTCGACCCCGCCAGGACGCAGCCCATGACCAGCCGCGTCGTCACGCTCTGGTACCGCCCGCCGGAGCTCCTGCTCGGCGCCACCGAGTACGGCGTCGCCGTCGACCTCTGGAGCGCCGGCTGCATCCTCGCCgagctgctcgccggcaagccCATCATGCCCGGCCAGACGGAGATCGAGCAGCTGCACAAGATCTTCAAGCTCTGCGGCTCGCCGTCCGAGGATTACTGGGCCAAGGCCAAGCTGCCCGACGTGACGCTCTTCAAGCCGCAGCGCCCGTACCGGCGCAAGATCGCCGAGACGTTCAGAGACTTTCCCCCCACGGCGCTGGACCTCCTCGACACGCTGCTCGCCATCGAGCCGTCGGCCCGGGGCACGGCGGCCTCGGCTCTCGACAGCGACTTCTTCCGGACCAAGCCGCTGGCGTGTGACCCGGCGAGCCTGCCCAAGTTCCCGCCCTGCAAGGAGTACGACGCCAAGCTCCGGGGCCAGGAGGCCAGCAGGCAAaacgccgcggcggccatcGGAGGCAAGGGCTCCGTCTCCGTCAAGCCCGGGAGAGACGACGCCAAGGCCGCGCCAGCCCAGGACGCCATTGCAGACTACCAG AGGCGGCATGCGCGCGCCAACCAGAAGAGCATGAGCCACCACTACAGCTCGCAGGAGGACAGCGTACCGGGCTTCCGgatcgagccgccgccggcggtggcctccGGGCGCGGGCAGCCGGCAGCGATGCAGACCGCCGGGTTCGGGTCGACGTGGTACAGGAACGACCAGCGCGGGGTCCCGCGGACGTCCAGCTCCGTCGTCAGGGCGTCGACGCTCACCTCGCAGTCGCAGCGCTCCTACGCGCCGTCCCGGGGCACGGACCTGCACCCGAGCTCGTCGGCCTCCAGGAACGCCAACCCCAGGTACAACCGGCTGGACGTTGCCGAGCCGGCCAGCGCCGTCGGCCGGCCGGGCTCCTCCCACCACAAGGACCTCGGCGTGAGGGACACATCGGCC GGATTCGGAGGGAAGAACAGGAGGATCCACTACTCGGGCCCCCTGGTGCCGCCCGGCGGGAACATGGAGGACATGCTCAAGGAGCACGAGAGGCAGATCCAGCAGGCGGTCCGCAAGGCGCGGGTCGAGAAGGAGAAGACCAACTGGCACCATTACTGA